The Pecten maximus chromosome 17, xPecMax1.1, whole genome shotgun sequence DNA segment aGTGGGGCTGTGTTCCTGAACCATACAtcgtgtaatatcagacatacatagataGTGGGGCTGTGTTCCTGAACCATACAtcgtgtaatatcagacatacatagataGTGGGGCTGTGTTCCTGACCCATACATCGTGTAATATCAAACATACATAGATAGTGGGGCTCTGTTCCTGAACCATACAtcgtgtaatatcagacataGATAGTGGGGCTGTGTTCCTGAACCATACACcgtgtaatatcagacataGATAGTGGGGCTGTGTTCCTGAACCATACAtcgtgtaatatcagacataGATAGATAGTGGGGCTGTGTTCCTGAACCATACATCGTGTAATATCAAACATACATAGATAGTGGGGCTCTGTTCCTGAACAATACATCGTGTAATATCAGACAAAGATAGTAGGACTCTATTCCTGAACAATACACcgtgtaatatcagacataGTACATAGATAGTGGGGCTGTGTTCCTGAACCATACATCGTGTAATATCAGACAAAGATAGTAGGACTCTATTACTGAACAATACACcgtgtaatatcagacatacatagataGTGGGGCTGTGTTCCTGAACCATACAtcgtgtaatatcagacatacatagataGTGGGGCTGTGTTCCTGAACCATACAtcgtgtaatatcagacatacatagataGTGGGGCTGTGTTCCTGAACCATACAtcgtgtaatatcagacataGATAGTAGGACTCTATTCCTGAACCATACACcgtgtaatatcagacataGATAGTGGGGCTCTGTTCCTGAACCATACAAcgtgtaatatcagacataGATAGTGGGGCTCTGTTCCTGAACCATACACcgtgtaatatcagacataGTACATAGATAGTGGGGCTCTGTTCCTGAACCATACATCGTGTAATATCAGACAAAGATAGTAGGACTCTATTCCTGAACAATACACcgtgtaatatcagacatacatagataGTGGGGCTGTGTTCCTGAACCATACAtcgtgtaatatcagacataGATAGTAGGACTCTATTCCTGAACCATACACCGTGTAATATCAGACAAAGATAGTAGGACTCTATTCCTGAACAATACACcgtgtaatatcagacataGTACATAGATAGTGGGGCTGTGTTCCTGAACCATACATCGTGTAATATCAGACAAAGATAGTAGGACTCTATTACTGAACAATACACcgtgtaatatcagacatacatagataGTGGGGCTGTGTTCCTGAACCATACAtcgtgtaatatcagacatacatagataGTGGGGCTGTGTTCCTGAACCATACAtcgtgtaatatcagacatacatagataGTGGGGCTGTGTTCCTGAACCATACAtcgtgtaatatcagacataGATAGTAGGACTCTATTCCTGAACCATACACcgtgtaatatcagacataGATAGTGGGGCTCTGTTCCTGAACCATACAAcgtgtaatatcagacataGATAGTGGGGCTCTGTTCCTGAACCATACACcgtgtaatatcagacataGTACATAGATAGTGGGGCTCTGTTCCTGAACCATACATCGTGTAATATCAGACAAAGATAGTAGGACTCTATTCCTGAACAATACACcgtgtaatatcagacatacatagataGTGGGGCTGTGTTCCTGAACCATACAtcgtgtaatatcagacataGATAGTAGGACTCTATTCCTGAACCATACACCGTGTAATATCAGACAAAGATAGTAGGACTCTGTTCCTGAACCATACAtcgtgtaatatcagacataGTACATAGATAGTGGGGCTCTGTTCCTGAACCATACAtcgtgtaatatcagacataGATAGTGGGGCTCTGTTACTGAACCATACAtcgtgtaatatcagacatacatagataGTGGGGCTCTGTTCCTGAACCATACAtcgtgtaatatcagacataTATAGATAGTGGGGCTCTGTTACTGAACCATACAtcgtgtaatatcagacataGTACATAGATAGTGGGACTCTATTACTGAACCATACACcgtgtaatatcagacataGTACATAGATAGTGGGGCTCTGTTCCTGAACCATACAAcgtgtaatatcagacataGATAGTGGGACTCTATTACTGAACCATACATCGTGTAATATCAGACAAAGATAGTGGGACTCTATTACTGAACCATACACcgtgtaatatcagacataGATAGTGGGGCTGTGTTCCTGAACCATACAtcgtgtaatatcagacataGATAGCGGGACTCTATTACTGAACCATACAtcgtgtaatatcagacatacatagataGTGGGGCTCTGTTCCTGAACCATACATCGTGtaatatcaaacatatatagatagtGGGGCTCTGTTCCTGAACAATACAtcgtgtaatatcagacatacatagataGTGGGGCTCTGTTCCTGGACCATACATCGTGtaatatcaaacatatatagatagtGGGGCTCTGTTCCTGAACCATACATCGTGTAATATCAGACAAAGATAGTAGGACTCTATTACTGAACCATACACcgtgtaatatcagacataGTACATAGATAGTGGGGCTGTGTTCCTGAACCATACACCGTGtaatatcacacatacataGATAGTAGGACTCTATTCCTGAACCATACACcgtgtaatatcagacatacatagataGTGGGGCTCTATTACTGAACTGTTTTCATCAGTCACTTTCTCTTACTGGGTACTTAATTGATTACGTTCCCTAAGTATCAGCACATAAGGCccttaccatcactgacgagtccgagaaggacgaaacagctgtaagaAGCAGTTGAAACAAATGTATTTGGCACCCTCATTAGTCAAAGATCGATTGCTACACATCCTTGcctgtgtatattatatcatggtCGATATTTGACTTATGAGCGGGCTAAACTCTTTCGGTTTAATGTTCGCTCttctctatctaactctctttTTGTACCGAGTGAGAACCACCCAGTACGTATCATCAGGCCTAGTATACAAGAGGAGTTAGATGGTGTGTTAAAGCCAGGCGTATGCTTATCGATATATTGTATCGTTGTTTCGTTTTCATCAATAGATTTttatggcgggtatcgtcgatttgacctagatttgtatggcgggtgtcgctgtgaccttgatttgtaggaccggtgtcgtcgtgacctagatttgtagaaccggtgtcgtcgtgacctagatttgtaggaccggtgtcgtcgtgacctagatttatatgctgggcgtcgtcgtgacctagatttgtatggcgctgttgtcgtgacctagatttgtatgacgggtgtcgtcgtgacctagatttgtatggcgggaatcgtcgtgacctagatttgtatggaggatgccgtcgatgaagcagaagacgcttactcttccaggacacctggtcttattatatttgtatttttttaatggaTCCACATGCAAACCTTCGTTAAGTTTGCTAATGTTCTGTCCTtgtttatcgattttgagtcggaattacggtttcgtcactcagctgacagaaAATGCTTCTTTGGTCAGTTGGTAGAGCTATGACGCTAGAGACATTGGTTCGATTCCTGTCGGGGGACTCTAGAGGAATGTACTTCCGTACATCGTGAATCATCTAGAAAGCAGCATTTTATAACTTAACTTAATTATACTATATTTGGGAGGATTTTGTTTTGtactgtttaacgtcctagtAACAATTAAGGTCATTTGTGGACGGCCTCCCGAGTGTGCGATTTCATACATTGGggaagacattaggaaaaagaaagttgtttttagaaaagaaaagataaaattCCAAATTTTATCAATAAGAGGAGACACGAAAAAGAAAGATCATAAcacatttcattatttcattactAATTATTACCCTTTCGATTTTTTCAGATGTTTATTCGCAGTGATAATTAGAATACAGAATTGTAACAGATTTGGACGTACTACAAAAATAGTGATTGCACTAGTAAACATGTTTACAATGTGACATGGACGAAAGATGATTGGAAGATTTTGAAGAGCATTAAACGTTTGACAACAGACAATATGGCCGACCCTGCTCTTCCGGGTGAGAATATCTTAATGATATGGGGCATCGGAACCCTGACCCAACATGGTGCCGGATTTTTCGGCTgtctaaaaataaatatttcaattattataatatcacCATAATTCTCTCGAGCGGTTTAACTGGAAAATAATTCAGCTAGGGACTAAAGTCTTACCTTAAGTTACCAATATAGTTCCTTGGTCACAACACTGAGTCCTTAATCCAGTATCTCTGAGACATGCCAGAATTGTTTCTTGATTAAGACACAAGTCCGTAGTTCCCATGATTTGTCCCCAGAGTTGTAGGTTAAGACACAAGTCCGTAGTTCCCATAATTTGTCCCCAGAGTTGTATGTTAAGACACAAGTCCGTAGTTCCCATGATTTGTCCCCAGAGTTGTAGGTTAAGACACAAGTCCGTAGTTCCCATGATTTGTCCCCGAAGTTGTAGGTTAAGACACAAATCTGTAGTTCCCATGATTTGTCCCTGGAGTTGTAGTTAAGACACAAGTCCGTAGTTTCCATGATTTGTCCCCGAAGTTGTATATTAAGACACAAGTCCGTAGTTCCCATGACTTGTCCCCGTAATTGTATATTAAGACACAAGTCCGTAGTTTCCATGATTTGTCCCCGGAGTTGTATGTTAAGACACAGGTCCGTAGTTCCCATGACTTGTCCCCGTAATTGTAGGTTAAGACACAAGTCCGTAGTTTCCATGATTTGTCCCCAGAGTTGTAGGTTAAGACACAAGTCTGTAGTTCCCATAATTTGTTCCCGGAGTTGTATATTAAGACACAAGTCCGTAGTTTCCATGATTTGTCCCCGGAGTTGTATGTTAAGACACAAGTCCGTAGTTCCCATGACTTGTCCCCGGAGTTGTAGGTTAAGACACAAGTCTGTAGTTCCCATAATTTGTTCCCGTAATTGCAGGTTAAGACACAAGTCCGTAGTTCCATGATTTGTCCCCGAAGTTGTATGTTAAGACACAGGTCCGTAGTTTCCATGATTTGTCCCTGGAGTTGTATGTTAAGACACAGGTCCGTAGTTTCCATGATTTGTCCCCGGAATTGTAGGTTAAGACACAAGTCCGTAGTTCCCATGATTTGTCCCCGGAGTTGTAGGTTAAGACACAAGTCTGTAGTTCCCATGATTTGTCCCCGTAATTGTAGGTTAAGACACAAGTCCGTAGTTTCCATGATTTGTCCCCGGAGTTGTATGTTAAGACACAAGTCCGTAGTTTCCATGATTTGTCCCCGGAGTTGTATGTTAAGACACAAGTCCGTAGTTTCCATGATTTGTCCCCGGAGTTGTATGTTAAGACACAAGTCCGTAGTTCCCATGATTTGTCCCCGGAGTTGTAGGTTAAGACACAAGTCCGTAGTTTCCATGATTTGTCCCCAGAGTTGTAGGTTAAGACACAAGTCCGTAGTTCCCATGATTTGTCCCCAGAGTTGTAGGTTAAGACACAAGTCCGTAGTTCCCATGATTTGTCCCCGGAGTTGTAGGTTAAGACACAAGTCCGTAGTTCCCATGATTTGTCCCCGGAGTTGTAGGTTAAGACACAAGTCCGTAGTTTCCATGATTTGTCCCCGGAGTTGTATGTTAAGACACAAGTCCGTAGTTCCCATGATTTGTCCCCGGAGTTGTAGGTTAAGACACAAGTCCGTAGTTTCCATGATTTGTCCCCGGAGTTGTAGGTTAAGACACAAGTCCGTAGTTTCCATGATTTGACCCCGGAATTGTGTGTTACGATACACTTGTAAACCGTATAAGCCATTATAGTGACATCTACATTAAGACTATGGTGCCAACTCCAGGAGGAGCACTAATGTATAGGGTTTTCTTATAATTGATGTAGGAGTAAAATGGCGTAAAATATTATGTAGATAATCAGATGTAATGTCCATTACTTTGTTAAATATCACGTGATATGATGTTAGGAATGCGAAATGTAGGTTCAGTGTCTAAATTTACAGCTAAATCCGGAATCTCAGATAATATACAGACACAGAATAAGAGTCCCCTTTTGTCGGTgaaattttgtacattttttctGCGAGGAGCTATGTCATAACAGGTGTGGTTCTGTTTCAACTGTTTCCTCAATAGTTCTTTTGATTTCATTGGATTAGAAGTATGGTAATTTACATAGTTTTATTGTTTCAGAGTGTTCCCGTATAACAGAGCTTCCGATTACAAATGCTTCTCATCCTACACCGGATATTGCATTCAGTACTGAACAAAGGATTGTGGGAACAACTGTTGATATCACGTGTCCAGAAGGTTATAATGTGATTGGACAAGATACGATCACGTGTTTAATATCGGAACAATGGGATGCGGATGCTTTACCACATTGTAGCGGTAAGTTTTCAAAGACACGAGATAATCTGTATTGAGTATAAAAAGTTTGCATGCAGTGTTGTAATGTTTTCGTAACCATATCCCTGTAAAAGAAACGGGTCATTGAGGTTTGTACATAATGTTACGGTCTCTTTAACTCTGCTGATGGAGCATGCTTCTTTGCTCTGGAGTGGAGGCGTGGCTTATTACGCCGGAgacccgggttcgattcctgttTGGACACTCGGCAGGGATGTGTTTTACAGTATATCTTCCTGTGACCTTCCAACCTCTGTGGATTTGTAGTTGTTGGCCATAAGAATGTTATGTGATGTGAAACATCCCAAGAAATCAATGAAGTCAATTTATTGCATAATTCACAGTAATCTAGACAAAAAAATTTCGCAATACGTAAATTTTGGTCCAATTTAAGataagaaaatgaaattttggCTGACATGAAAACATGGcaagtaaaatttaaaaaaatacgcAAATGGAATTCCTTTGTTTGTGTACCATTTCCAGAACAAAATTTGATGTAAGAATTAAAACAGGTTTTGGACAAAAAAGTAGAATGTTTGTTGTctgatatctttatatatatatataaagtccTGCTAAAATAAAACAGAAGCACACAATTTCTAATTAACATGTTTTACCCGTTCTTTCACATCCCTATGTCGCCCTTTACTAGTTTTTGCCTACTTATGGTGCCTTCTGTCTGATAGCTTTTTGTCTGTCTAAGACGTCctgtattttgtttcttttcctATGGCGCCCTCTCTGGTAATTCTACTATAACCTGCTTATAGCGCCCTCTGGTAGAGTTTACTCTGTACAGCGCCATCTGTTCGCTATTTTGGTTTTCCGTTGCAGCCTCTGTTATTGAAAGGTTCTAGTTTCTGGGGTTTCGGGTCACGGTCAAGACTCAAGGTCACTAGTTGTTACTACTTTAGCGAGACCTGGTAGTTGAcatgcattgatttatcaataacCTGTGTGCTTTTAGACGATATGCTTGTATTTGTTACAGATGTGGTGTATGGTATTCCTGATTCTACAAAGATATACCTAGTCGTATTTGCCCTCTGTGGCGCCCTCTGTCTGATAGTTTTTACTGTAGTGCTAACGAAGATCATCTGCTTCAAGgacaaaaacaaatacacagaaaGGTAAGTTCTAGGAACCTACAGACGTCATTGTGTTTACAACTTTTACAGGTGGAgagaaaaaaagtaatttttcaGCACCAATGCAATCAttaaaaaacacatacatgtactcttTCGTAAATAATAAGCGTTTATATAATGCGATGAATTTTGTCGAAGTTTGTATTCGTATTTTACCAGGAACTCGGTACAACTTCCAACCCAACATTCCATATATGGGTATCGTTAAAATACACATAGCCAAACTGTTGGGAATTTGCGGCAAGATTTTCATTGCCACGCCTGTTAACaatgtcaaaaatgaaaatattgttttttatacTTCCATTCTTTCTTGTGCATCTTATGTACAATCCGTTATGTACCGACATCACTGAATGAAGAGCTGTGTCATGTATCCTAACTTCTTCCATTTTTGTAGTAATTTCTTGGGCAGAAGCACAGAATCTGTATCATCTATGCAGTATTTCCCTGAGGAAAAGCGATACACAGCTCCATCACAACCGGAAGTGACCATAGATGAACCTCGATCTAATTCTCCGCCACCGGATATAGATACCATAGCAACATATGTGAACCAGTCGTACCTCGGGGACGAACAAGAAAGATGGCGACAGAGACTGTCTAGTTACGATAGCTCGTTTGACGGAGACTTCGATCTTCAATGGCATCACATGTACGTATAGCAAATATAAACAGACACCCTTCCCACAAAATGAACACAAATAAAATCgagtaaaatagaaaaaataatcgAAGTAAATAAAACTAGCAACACAATGCAGTGCGCGCCCCTCGGGTGTTCCAACAGTAGATGGACATCTCACTGGCGCCAAAATCATATTTGGTCATTCGATATGTGCTACATAATATACTTTTCGTATCCACTTTTAGTCAACCGGAAGTACCCCAGGATCATAATCGGAAGTGGAGTAATAACAGTATACAAGGCATTGACACGTATGATTATGatcagtaagtatatatagtgtgtttTATTTAAACAGCTGACGATATATAAAGTAAGGAACATAGCGGGTGTtgtcaatgaagcagaagacgctaaTGCTTCTGAGtcacctggtcttattatccTGGCAAGATTTCAAGGTTCGCTGTGTAAATACATATcttttataatttgtttatttcattttatttattttcattagaGTTCGGGTTTCATTTATACATCGATCTCCTACTGTTGCCTTATAGTTCTTTCTTTGTTCTCAGTCACAGGAATGTGGTATCAATTTCCATGTCCAAATGTTTTCAGCAaaacactctttatagttaCAAGTAATCCTAATGGAAAAATCAGTCTTGGTGTGTacatcaagttttttttataaacatgttCTATTACATTGACACATCGTTTTTGCAGATACGGTGGTATGCCTGTTATTGGTGAAGGAGAACCTATTGATGACGACAGAACCCCGTTTTGATGACGTCAGAACCACTTTTGTGAGAACAGCTGCCTATTTCCTGTTTCTGTGCCTGAACTCTGATACACATAACGCAGAAAGAGGCATCTTTGATTTCTAGGAGAATggttttattgaaaaaatagtGCACAtgatttgatgacgtcataatcagaAGTATTAGTGAAATATTGAAGTGGTCCACGTGGTATCCAAGGTTTCGGCTTAAGAACACGTGAATCACAAACAATGTGTTTAATCGGAAACCTTTATCTTAAAATACTCGCCATCATATATGGAAACACATTCGGTCTATATGGATGCATATAATATATGGACCGTGGTTAAGGAATTagtgtcaggtccctgtgttcgGATAAAAGACTCGCCTAGTTGATAATGTGGCCTTGTGATGACTTTCATGAAGAAGCTACATATTAACAATACGAAACTGAAATgatatgtgacgtcacagttcAGTATTTAATGATGTATCATCAATTACGACACtacatatttttaaatattaaatataaaaggCTAAAAATGTATATAGTCATCAGAATTCATTGTGTTAAACCCTTATTATATTTCTCTGTTGACactatttatattatttataaacgTGAGAGAgagatttatttatataaatgttgttgtTAAAATTTTGCGTTTACATACTTAATGATCAGATGAATGTTATGTCATTCCTTTGGTGTGTTcagaaatttattgaattaaaacattcaaactTTGGTTGGAGGTGTGACGTTGGTTTTATTCGTTTGAGTTAAGAACTCTATATTATGAGCTATCCACAAAGACGACATCTCTCATATAGGCGATGTCACCGATGTCTCTCGATATAGGCAATGTCCCTTATATCTTTCCATATAGGCTGCTGTCTCTCCATTGAGGCAAAGTAACTTAAGATACATCAATGGATATGATGAAACGAGGGGAAGGATGTTCCTAAATTGTTCTGACCAAACGTTAACATACTTTAAACATGTAAGTGCAGTAAAAATGGCCGCCTGTCAGTGCTTCATCATCTTAACATAATAACTTCATCCTGATTTCTTTGAACTAAATCAGAGTCATATTGACGAGTGCTAGGTCTTTTAAGAAAAATTCAAATAGTTTGGTCTGTACGTCATACATGTATGGTTCTTACATTAGGGGGCACAATCCAACAGAGGCAGATCCCTtcttatttaagcattgaactgttttcatttggaagttatgggctgatgacTGCCAACTGGACACAGGCAAATTTTATGAAGCGCGCTGAATTTGCCTTTGActagttggcattcatcagcccataacttccaaatgaaagcagtaGTAGAGTTTGACTCTGCCGCTTATTACAAACAAAGTATTGGTAAAatgtaagggaagtaactcctaaaatatcacaggtaaaatgttaaCGATGGGTTCCAGTATAGTTTCTCCTTGTTCACATTGAAAGTTTGCAGTAATTTCTACTATTTCTGTGATTCTACAAAATATAAGCTTAGTAATAAAATcttatttgtaatttaaaagTATTTCACAGAAAAAGTATTAAACTGAGAATATTATGTCTCAGATTTAACTCCCACCAATAAAATATGCCTTCTCAATTTATTGAAAGCCGACTGGTTCTTAACAAGTGATTATAATCTGTTATGTATAGTAATGAAGCGAATATGTCAGTCagttaacaaatatcaaataaattctTACGTTGTCAAAGGATGAATATTCAGTAATACCAAGGTTGGTATTTACCAATATAGGCAGGGAGCCGGTAAAACTCTGAATAATCAAGTCCATAGCAACATACTATTTTcactacaaaaaaaatgtttgcgaAGACTGAATAGAAATAAATCTGGAGTGTAATTAATATTGTAATTTGAATTCCGCCCTGTACAATATTCTACCATATGCACCACAAATTCTTAGTTAGATTGTACATTTTAAGAAAGTAAGCAGCATgttacaaaaaaagaaaaaaaacacgaaTATGCCTTTAAAAGACAATTCTCTGAAGTAAGGTCATAGAAATATAAACCCAGAAGTGATTGATGAGTATCTAATCTCCTTTTAATAATTTAACATTACATAAAGTCACTTCATTGTTAATACTATGCTGATGTGGAAGAACAAAGTCCAAATGTACGCTGGTACCCATCTTTAAGGCAGCATATATCCAGAAATTACGAGCATGCATTGTATCTGACATTGCTGGAGTCATAAATATTCTTTACATCATAAGTTTAAAGGGCCATGGCTCTGTCTAAAAAGGACAATGAAAAACACAAATCTTCACCTCATTCTGTAATAGGTTATTCAGAAATTATGTACATTTGAGCTCAGAGAAACAAAAGCAGGCTTCCTCCAAACATAAATGAAAACTATGTCCCTAAGAGACATTAACCatgctcccccccccccccccccccctcccctggGCAGAATATTAAACTACATACCTATGTCCCCCACATAAACCAAGAACGACCATGCACCTACCCCTCCCTGtaacccccaacccccaccctCAGTACTGAAAGAGATTGTAAATCAAATGTAACCCCTACCCTCAGTACTAAAAGAGATTGTAAATCAAATGTAACCCCTACCCTCAGTACTAAAAGAGATTGTAAATCAAATGTAACCCCTACCCTCAGTACTGAAAGATTGCAAATCAAATGTAACTCCCACCCTCAGTACTAAAAGAGATTGTAAATCAAATGTAACTCCCACCCTCAGTACTAAAAGAGATTGTAAATCAAATGTAACCCCTACCCTCAGTACTGAAAGATTGCAAATCAAATGTAACTCCCACCCTCAGTACTGAAAGAGATTGTAAATCAAATATAACCCCCACCCTCAGTACTGACAGAGATTGAATCAAATGTAACCCCCATCCTCAGTACTGACAGAGATTGAATCAAATGTAACCCCCACCCTCAGTACTGACAGAGATTGAATCAAATGTAACCCCCACCCTCAGTACTGAAAGAGATTGTAAATCAAATGTAACCCCTACCCTCAGTACTAAAAGAGATTGTAAATCAAATGTAACCCCTACCCTCAGTACTAAAAGAGATTGTAAATCAAATGTAACCCCTACCCTCAGTACTGAAAGATTGCAAATCAAATGTAACTCCCACCCTCAGTACTAAAAGAGATTGTAAATCAAATGTAACTCCCACCCTCAGTACTAAAAGAGATTGTAAATCAAATGTAACCCCTACCCTCAGTACTGAAAGATTGCAAATCAAATGTAACTCCCACCCTCAGTACTGAAAGAGATTGTAAATCAAATATAACCCCCACCCTCAGTACTGACAGAGATTGAATCAAATGTAACCCCCATCCTCAGTACTGACAGAGATTGAATCAAATGTAACCCCCACCCTCAGTACTGACAGAGATTGAATCAAATGTAACCCCCATCCTCAGTACTGACAGAGATTGAATCAAATGTAACCCCCACCCTCAGTACTGACAGAGATTGAATCAAATGTAGCCCCACCCTCAGTACTGATAGAGATTGAATCAAATGTAACCCCCACCCTCAGTACTGACAGAGATTGTAAATCAAATATAACCCCCACCCTCAGTACTGACAGAGATTGAATCAAATGTAACCCCCATCCTCAGTACTGACAGAGATTAAATCAAATGTAACTCCCAACCTCAGTACTGAAAGAGATTGTAAATCAAATATAACCCCCACCCTCAGTACTGACAGAGATTGAATCAAATGTAACCCCCATCCTCAGTACTGACAGAGATTGAATCAAATGTAACCCCCACCCTCAGTACTGACAGAGATTGAATCAAATGTAACTCCCACCCTCAGTACTGACAGAGATTGAATCAAATGTAGCCCCACCCTCAGTACTGATAGAGATTGAATCAAATGTAACCCCCACCCTCAGTACTGACAGAGATTGAATCAAATGTAGCCCCACCCTCAGTACTGATAGAGATTGAATCAAATGTAACCCCCACCCTCAGTACTGACAGAGATTGAATCAAATGTAACCCCCACCCTCAGTACTGACAGAGATTGAATCAAATGTAGCCCCACCCTCAGTACTGATAGAGATTGAATCAAATGTAACCCCCACCCTCAGTACTGACAGAGATTGAATCAAATGTAGCCCCACCCTCAGTACTGATAGAGATTGAATCAAATGTAACCCCCACCCTCAGTACTGACAGAGATTGAATCAAATGTAGCCCCACCCTCAGTACTGACAGAGATTGAATCAAATGTAACCCCCACCCTCAGTACTGACAGAGATTGAATCAAATGTAACCCCCACCCTCAGTACTGACAGAGATTGAATCAAATGTAGCCCCACCCTCAGTACTGACAGAGATTGAATCAAATGTAACCCCCACCCTCAGTACTGACAGAGATTGAATCAAATGTAGCCCCACCCTCAGTACTGATAGAGATTGAATCAAATGTAACCCCCACCCTCAGTACTGACAGAGATTGAATCAAATGTAGCCCC contains these protein-coding regions:
- the LOC117315352 gene encoding uncharacterized protein LOC117315352; amino-acid sequence: MADPALPECSRITELPITNASHPTPDIAFSTEQRIVGTTVDITCPEGYNVIGQDTITCLISEQWDADALPHCSDVVYGIPDSTKIYLVVFALCGALCLIVFTVVLTKIICFKDKNKYTESNFLGRSTESVSSMQYFPEEKRYTAPSQPEVTIDEPRSNSPPPDIDTIATYVNQSYLGDEQERWRQRLSSYDSSFDGDFDLQWHHIQPEVPQDHNRKWSNNSIQGIDTYDYDQYGGMPVIGEGEPIDDDRTPF